In Onychomys torridus chromosome 15, mOncTor1.1, whole genome shotgun sequence, the following proteins share a genomic window:
- the Rfesd gene encoding Rieske domain-containing protein isoform X3, translating to MDPGLSEQDDEKKYTSVCVGREDDIRKSERMTAVVHDREVVIFYHKGEYHAMDIRCYHSGGPLHLGEIEDFNGQSCIVCPWHKYKITLATGEGLYQSINPKDPSSRPKWCSKGVKQRIHTVTVDNGNIYVTLSKEPFKCDSDFYATGEFKVIQSSS from the exons ATGGACCCTGGACTCTCTGAACAAGACGATGAGAAGAAGTACACTTCTGTCTGTGTTGGCAGAGAAGATGACATTAGAAAGTCAGAAAGAATGACGGCTGTTGTCCATGACAGAGAAGTGGTCATTTTCTACCACAAAGGGGAATATCATGCTATGGACATTCGTTGCTATC ATTCTGGAGGACCCTTACATTTGGGAGAAATTgag GATTTCAATGGACAATCATGTATAGTTTGTCCCTGGCATAAATACAAAATCACTTTGGCAACAGGAGAAGGATTGTACCAGTCTATAAACCCTAAAGACCCATCATCAAGACCCAAGTGGTGTTCCAAGGGAGTAAAGCAAAGGATTCACACTGTGACGGTGGATAATGGCAATATTTATGTGACACTTTCTAAGGAACCTTTTAAATGTGACTCTGATTTTTATGCCACTGGAGAGTTCAAAGTAATTCAGAGTTCTTCCTGA